The proteins below are encoded in one region of Buttiauxella gaviniae:
- the cueP gene encoding copper-binding periplasmic metallochaperone CueP yields the protein MKPGLKKQALFALLALCISGTTIAAQSDAAFLAEHGLAGKTTEQMVEAIDSSTQARPLPYNAGITSTELKLSDGTQQFSYPLGDKFYLSFAPWLTQTHPCFNHSLSGCRGELANTPFDVKVTDKNGNVLVQKKMTSHANGFVGIWLPRDMEGTLEVSYQGKIASAPIATHQSSQTCLTTLQLQG from the coding sequence ATGAAACCAGGTTTGAAAAAACAGGCGCTTTTCGCTTTGCTGGCGCTGTGTATCAGCGGCACCACAATCGCGGCCCAATCCGATGCGGCATTTCTTGCGGAGCATGGTTTAGCGGGTAAAACCACAGAGCAAATGGTTGAGGCGATCGACAGCTCAACGCAGGCCCGTCCACTGCCTTATAACGCGGGCATCACCAGTACGGAGTTAAAACTTTCCGATGGCACGCAGCAGTTCAGCTATCCGCTGGGGGATAAGTTTTACCTCTCCTTCGCACCCTGGCTGACGCAAACCCACCCTTGTTTTAACCACAGCCTTTCCGGTTGCCGGGGCGAACTTGCGAACACGCCGTTTGATGTGAAAGTTACAGACAAAAACGGCAACGTTTTAGTGCAGAAAAAGATGACCAGCCACGCCAACGGGTTCGTCGGTATCTGGCTGCCGCGGGATATGGAAGGCACGCTTGAGGTGAGTTATCAGGGCAAAATTGCCAGCGCGCCTATTGCGACACATCAAAGCAGCCAGACGTGTTTAACCACGCTTCAACTGCAAGGTTAA
- a CDS encoding helix-turn-helix domain-containing protein, with translation MSRTLDQMLATEKPEVVANAREKAAEMLLNIHLAELRERLNKTQNEMAQVLGIKQPSVAGMEKPGQDLKLSTLKRYVEATGSKLRLEIELPDGSQYGFTV, from the coding sequence ATGAGTAGAACTCTTGACCAGATGTTGGCGACTGAAAAACCTGAGGTTGTTGCCAACGCCAGGGAAAAGGCGGCAGAGATGCTGCTTAACATTCATCTTGCTGAATTACGTGAACGCCTGAACAAGACGCAAAACGAGATGGCGCAGGTGTTGGGCATTAAACAGCCATCGGTTGCTGGCATGGAAAAACCGGGACAGGATCTGAAATTGTCGACACTAAAACGTTATGTTGAGGCAACCGGTAGCAAGCTACGCCTTGAGATTGAGCTGCCTGACGGTAGCCAATATGGTTTCACAGTGTAA